In one Aerosakkonema funiforme FACHB-1375 genomic region, the following are encoded:
- a CDS encoding sensor domain-containing protein encodes MESEKRYCAAIEQTSGGIYFVDVDSKGILEANTAICNLLGYTQEEFLALTLYDILAVDREIINSDIHLLLAEKQFLLISDGWNRRKDGSLVNVEVSLNLISCGGRKVICVVGRDITERKQAEELLRKSEAANRALLNAIPDLMIRITGDGTYLDAIPAKNFKTWTTHGDMVGKNIYDVLPPEIARQRMYYITQALSTGEMQIYEFELTCEDGKVSYQEARIVVSGENEVLVIVREISDRKQAEATIQYHAFHDILTGLPNRTMFDRHLSTALANAHNSKTMLAVMFLDMDRFKTINDTLGHAVGDRLLQGFAERVKACLRESDIVARWGGDEFTVLVPQITSPEDAAKVGQRILEALKPAFYLQGHATGEETPPLHITSSIGIALYPHDGEDAETLLRNADAALYRAKEHGRNNYRFYKPEMNAQASQLLALENRLHQALERREFDVYYQPQIHINTGEIIGMEALVRWRHPELGLVSPGQFIPLAEENGLIVPIGEWVLRTACAQNKAWQNAGFSPLRVAVNLSPRQFQQPNIASRVALALEETGLDPQYLELEITETTIMQNLDFASEMLRDLQTLGVYISIDDFGTGYSSLGYLKKFPFDKLKIDQSFVRDLKDNPHDIAIISAMITLGHGLNLKVVAEGVETREQLELLRSLQSEEMQGYLFSQPLTAEDATNLLHNPLIKTNIYCSTLCIAYSQNKLLH; translated from the coding sequence ATGGAGAGCGAAAAACGCTACTGCGCTGCGATCGAACAAACTTCCGGAGGTATTTATTTTGTTGATGTTGATAGCAAAGGTATTCTGGAAGCAAATACGGCGATTTGTAATTTGCTCGGTTACACCCAAGAGGAATTTTTGGCTCTGACACTTTACGATATCCTTGCTGTTGACCGAGAAATTATTAACTCTGATATCCACCTGCTTTTAGCGGAAAAACAATTCTTATTAATTAGCGATGGCTGGAACCGTCGTAAGGATGGTTCCTTAGTTAATGTTGAGGTAAGCCTTAATCTAATTTCCTGCGGCGGCAGGAAAGTTATCTGTGTTGTAGGGCGGGACATCACCGAACGCAAACAGGCAGAAGAGTTGCTTCGTAAAAGCGAGGCGGCAAATCGCGCTCTCCTGAATGCTATACCCGATTTGATGATTAGAATTACTGGAGATGGCACTTACCTTGATGCGATCCCGGCGAAAAATTTCAAGACTTGGACGACTCACGGCGATATGGTGGGTAAAAATATATACGATGTGTTGCCACCAGAAATAGCTCGGCAACGGATGTATTACATCACGCAAGCACTTTCTACTGGCGAAATGCAAATATATGAGTTTGAGCTAACTTGCGAAGATGGTAAAGTTTCTTATCAAGAAGCTCGTATCGTTGTGAGCGGAGAAAATGAAGTTTTGGTAATTGTGCGCGAAATCAGCGATCGCAAGCAAGCGGAAGCAACGATCCAATATCACGCTTTTCACGACATTTTGACCGGCTTGCCTAACCGCACAATGTTCGATCGGCACCTATCAACAGCCCTAGCAAATGCCCATAATAGCAAAACTATGCTGGCTGTGATGTTTCTGGATATGGATCGGTTTAAGACGATCAACGATACTCTAGGTCATGCTGTAGGCGATCGATTGTTGCAAGGCTTTGCCGAGAGAGTGAAAGCCTGTTTGCGGGAAAGCGATATCGTTGCGCGTTGGGGAGGCGACGAGTTCACCGTACTGGTGCCCCAAATTACCAGCCCAGAAGATGCCGCAAAGGTGGGGCAACGAATACTCGAAGCTCTGAAGCCAGCCTTTTACCTGCAAGGACACGCTACCGGGGAGGAAACCCCACCCCTACATATCACCAGTAGCATTGGCATTGCGCTCTATCCCCACGATGGTGAAGATGCCGAAACTTTATTAAGAAATGCTGATGCCGCACTATACCGCGCTAAAGAACACGGTCGGAATAATTATCGGTTCTACAAACCGGAGATGAACGCACAAGCTTCCCAATTGTTGGCGTTAGAAAATCGCCTGCACCAAGCGCTAGAGCGGCGTGAGTTTGATGTTTACTACCAGCCTCAGATCCACATCAACACTGGGGAAATCATCGGGATGGAAGCTCTTGTGCGCTGGCGACATCCAGAACTGGGTCTAGTGTCACCAGGACAATTTATTCCCCTAGCAGAAGAAAACGGATTAATTGTACCGATCGGCGAGTGGGTGCTGCGGACTGCTTGCGCCCAAAATAAAGCTTGGCAGAATGCGGGGTTTTCGCCGTTGCGGGTGGCAGTTAACCTTTCGCCTCGGCAGTTCCAACAACCTAACATCGCATCTAGAGTGGCACTGGCGTTGGAAGAGACAGGGCTAGATCCTCAGTATTTAGAGCTGGAAATTACCGAAACTACTATTATGCAGAATCTGGACTTTGCCAGTGAAATGTTGCGAGACTTGCAAACTTTGGGAGTTTATATTTCTATTGATGATTTTGGGACTGGTTATTCTTCCTTGGGTTATTTAAAAAAGTTCCCCTTCGATAAGCTTAAAATCGATCAGTCTTTTGTGCGCGATTTGAAAGATAACCCGCACGATATAGCAATTATTTCTGCTATGATTACTCTCGGACACGGCCTTAATTTAAAAGTAGTGGCAGAGGGAGTCGAGACTCGCGAGCAATTGGAATTATTGCGAAGTTTGCAATCAGAAGAGATGCAAGGTTATTTATTCAGTCAGCCTCTGACAGCAGAAGATGCGACAAATTTACTGCACAATCCTTTGATAAAAACCAATATTTATTGTAGCACTCTCTGCATTGCTTACAGTCAGAATAAATTGCTTCATTGA
- a CDS encoding MGH1-like glycoside hydrolase domain-containing protein, protein MTEAANITQEEKRLAEARERQAHWRKWGPYLSDRQWGTVREDYSPDGSAWDYFTHEQSRSRAYRWGEDGIAGISDNHQRLCFALAFWNGEDGILKERLFGLTGNEGNHGEDVKEYYFYLDSTPTHSYMKCLYKYPHQAFPYDRLVAENGQRSRKEPEFELLDTGIFDDDRYFDIFVEYAKNSPDDILIQVSIINRGAEARKLHLLPTLWFRNTWSWNGIKDKPFVKVSHTETKFSVIEASHPTLGERWLYCQDSPKLLFTENETNNQLLFGVSNASRYVKDGINNYIVHNRKSAVNPDNIGTKVAAHYLLTVDAGETKVIHLRLSDSPNSSQPLGDEFEVIFKTRQQEADEFYQRIAPKSLSEDERNVQRQAFAGMLWSKQFYHYVVEEWLNGDRATPPPPEERKRSRNCEWFHLYNDDILSMPDKWEYPWFAAWDLAFHTIPLAMVDPDFAKKQLDLLTREWYMHPNGQIPAYEWKFSDVNPPVHAWAAWRVYQIEEKMYGRADKRFLERVFQKLLLNFTWWVNRKDVEGKNVFQGGFLGLDNIGVFDRSAELPTGGHIEQSDGTSWMGMYCLNMLAIAIELAKTNSAYEDIASKFFEHFLYIADAMNHIGDPDGSLWDETDGFYYDVLHLPDDKNLKLKIRSMVGLIPLFAVETLEPETLNKLPGFKKRLEWFINNRPDLKENVACMETPGIGARRLLAIVYRSKLKCILKRLLDETEFFGDYGIRALSKYHAQNPYIFNANGCEFRVDYEPAESSSNLFGGNSNWRGPVWFPVNYLITEALHKFYSYLGDDFKIECPTGSGQEMTLREVAIALSRNVVNIFLKDSCGNRPVYGKIDKLQTDPNWRDAILFYEYFHGDNGTGLGASHQTGWTGLVAELIQQCGEDRSRNIASS, encoded by the coding sequence ATGACTGAAGCAGCAAACATAACCCAGGAAGAAAAAAGGTTAGCAGAAGCACGGGAACGCCAAGCGCATTGGCGCAAGTGGGGGCCATATTTGAGCGATCGTCAGTGGGGAACTGTCCGCGAAGATTACAGTCCCGATGGTTCCGCTTGGGACTATTTTACGCACGAACAATCTCGTTCTCGCGCCTATCGCTGGGGTGAAGATGGGATTGCGGGAATTTCCGATAACCATCAGCGTTTATGTTTTGCTCTTGCTTTCTGGAATGGCGAAGATGGAATCTTAAAAGAAAGGCTGTTTGGCTTAACAGGAAATGAGGGCAATCACGGGGAAGATGTCAAAGAATACTATTTTTATCTCGACAGCACCCCTACCCATTCTTACATGAAATGTCTGTACAAATATCCGCACCAAGCTTTTCCATACGATCGATTAGTTGCAGAAAATGGGCAGCGCAGTCGCAAAGAGCCAGAATTTGAATTGCTCGATACAGGGATTTTTGATGATGACCGTTATTTTGATATTTTTGTAGAGTATGCCAAAAATTCGCCAGACGATATTTTAATTCAAGTTAGTATTATCAATCGAGGTGCAGAAGCGAGAAAGCTGCATCTGTTACCAACTCTTTGGTTTCGCAACACTTGGTCTTGGAATGGCATCAAAGATAAACCATTCGTGAAAGTCAGTCATACAGAAACTAAATTCAGCGTTATCGAAGCATCGCATCCCACATTGGGAGAAAGATGGCTGTACTGTCAGGATTCACCAAAACTTCTCTTTACAGAAAACGAAACTAACAACCAGTTATTGTTTGGTGTAAGCAATGCTTCGCGTTACGTGAAAGATGGAATTAATAATTATATTGTACATAATCGAAAGTCAGCAGTCAATCCCGATAATATAGGAACCAAAGTAGCAGCCCATTACTTGTTAACAGTTGATGCTGGCGAAACGAAAGTCATCCATTTGCGACTGAGCGATTCTCCAAATTCATCCCAACCTTTAGGTGATGAATTTGAAGTTATATTTAAAACTCGTCAGCAAGAAGCAGATGAATTTTATCAGCGGATTGCTCCGAAATCGCTATCAGAAGATGAGCGAAACGTGCAGCGACAAGCTTTCGCGGGTATGTTGTGGAGCAAGCAATTTTATCATTATGTTGTAGAAGAGTGGTTGAATGGCGATCGCGCTACTCCACCGCCACCAGAAGAACGCAAACGCAGTAGAAATTGCGAGTGGTTTCATCTTTACAATGACGATATTCTCTCAATGCCAGATAAATGGGAATATCCTTGGTTTGCGGCTTGGGATTTGGCTTTTCATACTATTCCTTTGGCGATGGTAGATCCCGATTTTGCGAAGAAGCAACTCGATTTGTTGACGCGGGAATGGTATATGCACCCCAACGGCCAAATTCCGGCCTATGAATGGAAATTTAGCGATGTAAATCCGCCCGTTCATGCTTGGGCTGCGTGGCGTGTTTATCAGATAGAAGAAAAAATGTACGGACGGGCAGATAAACGTTTTTTGGAGCGAGTATTTCAAAAGTTGCTGCTCAACTTTACTTGGTGGGTAAACCGCAAGGATGTAGAGGGAAAAAATGTATTTCAGGGCGGATTTTTAGGTTTAGACAACATCGGTGTTTTCGATCGAAGTGCGGAACTGCCGACAGGCGGACATATAGAACAGTCTGATGGCACAAGCTGGATGGGAATGTATTGCTTAAATATGTTGGCGATCGCGATCGAACTAGCCAAAACAAATTCAGCTTACGAAGATATCGCCAGCAAATTTTTCGAGCATTTTTTGTATATTGCTGACGCGATGAATCACATCGGCGATCCTGATGGTTCGCTGTGGGATGAAACAGATGGTTTTTACTACGATGTTTTGCATCTCCCCGATGACAAAAATTTAAAGTTAAAAATTCGTTCAATGGTGGGATTGATTCCTTTGTTTGCGGTCGAAACGCTGGAACCGGAAACTTTAAATAAACTGCCTGGGTTTAAAAAACGACTGGAGTGGTTCATTAACAATCGACCGGATTTGAAAGAAAATGTCGCTTGCATGGAAACGCCAGGTATCGGTGCGAGAAGATTGCTAGCAATTGTTTATCGCAGTAAACTAAAGTGCATTTTGAAAAGATTGCTGGATGAAACAGAGTTTTTTGGAGATTATGGCATTCGCGCCCTTTCCAAATATCATGCCCAAAATCCATATATTTTTAATGCCAATGGATGCGAATTCCGAGTCGATTACGAACCAGCAGAATCTAGCAGCAATCTTTTCGGCGGCAATTCCAATTGGCGCGGCCCAGTTTGGTTTCCCGTAAATTACTTAATTACAGAAGCGTTGCACAAGTTTTATTCTTACTTGGGCGATGATTTCAAAATCGAGTGTCCCACAGGTTCGGGTCAAGAAATGACGCTGCGGGAAGTGGCGATCGCATTGTCTCGCAACGTCGTAAATATTTTTCTAAAAGATTCTTGTGGTAATAGACCTGTTTACGGTAAAATTGATAAACTGCAAACCGACCCTAACTGGCGCGATGCGATCCTTTTTTACGAATATTTTCATGGCGATAACGGTACGGGACTTGGTGCTAGCCATCAAACGGGATGGACTGGTTTAGTAGCAGAATTAATTCAACAGTGTGGAGAGGATAGGAGTAGAAATATCGCTTCTAGTTGA
- a CDS encoding sugar O-acetyltransferase → MDKTEKDKMLAGELYLAADAELVADRKRARRLSRVYNNTTEEETERRTQILTELFAKVGANVEIEPPFYCDYGSNTYVGDKFYMNFGCVILDCNKVEIGDSVLCGPYVQIYTAYHPISPEIRLTGKELAAPVKIGNNVWIGGNVIICPGVTIGDNTTIGAGSVVVKDIPANVVAAGNPCRIIRNLS, encoded by the coding sequence GTGGATAAAACCGAAAAAGACAAAATGCTGGCAGGCGAATTATATCTCGCTGCCGACGCCGAATTAGTTGCCGATCGCAAACGCGCACGTCGTCTGAGCAGAGTATACAATAATACTACTGAAGAAGAAACGGAAAGGCGCACGCAAATTTTAACGGAATTATTTGCCAAAGTTGGTGCTAATGTTGAAATTGAGCCACCTTTCTACTGCGACTACGGCAGCAATACTTATGTTGGCGATAAATTTTACATGAACTTTGGCTGTGTCATTCTTGACTGTAATAAGGTGGAAATTGGCGACAGCGTTTTATGTGGGCCTTATGTTCAAATTTACACCGCGTATCATCCGATCTCACCGGAAATTCGTCTTACGGGTAAAGAGTTAGCCGCTCCTGTCAAAATCGGTAATAATGTTTGGATCGGAGGTAATGTTATCATTTGTCCAGGAGTAACTATCGGTGACAACACAACTATAGGCGCTGGCAGCGTGGTTGTAAAAGATATACCTGCAAATGTTGTTGCTGCTGGAAATCCCTGCCGGATTATTCGCAATTTATCTTGA
- a CDS encoding cupin domain-containing protein, whose translation MDTSTETIKVVPPGEGKSFWLLGDLITYKAVGEETNSGFSLLEITVQPESSGPPQHWHREEVEGLYLLEGELLIESGEKSFTATPGSFVLAPKGIPHTYRNLTTSPAKMLAIITPANAGEFFEKAGVPATNKFTPPPPPEPEKIEELIAIAQQHNIEINLPQMV comes from the coding sequence ATGGACACAAGCACGGAAACTATCAAAGTCGTTCCTCCTGGCGAAGGTAAATCTTTCTGGCTACTAGGCGATTTAATTACTTATAAAGCAGTGGGAGAAGAAACTAACAGCGGATTCTCTCTTTTGGAAATAACCGTCCAACCGGAAAGTAGTGGGCCTCCACAGCATTGGCACAGGGAAGAAGTTGAGGGATTGTATTTACTGGAAGGAGAATTGTTAATTGAAAGCGGTGAAAAAAGCTTCACTGCTACACCTGGTTCGTTTGTTCTAGCTCCGAAAGGTATTCCTCATACCTACCGAAATTTAACAACATCACCCGCCAAAATGTTGGCAATTATTACTCCGGCAAATGCGGGGGAATTTTTTGAGAAAGCAGGTGTACCAGCAACCAATAAGTTTACACCGCCGCCGCCACCGGAACCAGAAAAGATCGAAGAATTAATTGCGATCGCGCAGCAGCACAACATCGAGATTAACCTACCCCAAATGGTGTAA
- a CDS encoding IS1380 family transposase: MKGKEIIANFSGGRITSNAGIVLIAELDKKLKISQRFANCFQDYRNSSYIDYAVEQLVTQRIYGLILGYEDVNDHDKLRDDPALAIALQKLDKLESNQRNLAGKSTINRLEYCPETILNQESSRYHRIEHDPKKIENLFVDIFLQSYQKPPSQIILDMDVTDDQVHGNQSGAFFNTYYQGVCYAPLYIFCGHHLLVAKLRPSNVDPAEGALEELQRVIGLIRKEWPTTQILVRGDSAYAREEIFNFCEKQAGVEYAIAMATNSQLKLRANNTIEKAKNEYLKKLEPIVELMESLFEKNEDLEVVRALVPSSTWYRSLCYQTEKSWSHLRRVVTKVCYGSEGLKIRHVVTSLPAAKITPSELYTDKYCPRGEMENRLKEQQLDLFADRTSTQTFSSNQLRLWFSSIAYVLMQAFRHRCLSKTSFSKATVGTIRLNFLKLGARITVSARRILMAITSACPSQDILSIAYDRIQGSQDTG; this comes from the coding sequence ATTAAAGGCAAAGAAATCATCGCTAATTTTTCGGGAGGGAGAATCACTTCAAATGCTGGCATTGTCTTAATAGCTGAATTAGATAAAAAATTGAAAATTAGCCAGCGATTCGCCAATTGTTTTCAAGATTATAGAAATTCGTCCTATATAGATTATGCAGTTGAGCAATTAGTCACCCAAAGAATTTATGGACTCATATTAGGTTACGAAGATGTCAATGACCATGACAAATTACGTGATGATCCAGCTTTAGCTATCGCCTTGCAAAAACTTGATAAATTAGAATCAAATCAACGAAATTTAGCTGGAAAAAGTACAATTAATCGATTAGAGTATTGTCCCGAAACTATCCTCAATCAAGAAAGTAGTCGCTATCATCGGATTGAACATGACCCCAAAAAGATAGAAAACCTTTTTGTTGACATCTTTTTACAGTCTTATCAAAAGCCTCCTTCTCAAATTATTTTGGACATGGATGTCACAGACGATCAAGTACACGGCAATCAATCAGGAGCCTTTTTCAATACTTATTACCAAGGAGTTTGTTATGCTCCATTATATATTTTTTGTGGGCATCATTTATTAGTAGCCAAGCTACGTCCATCTAATGTAGATCCAGCAGAAGGAGCATTAGAAGAATTACAAAGAGTGATTGGATTAATTAGAAAAGAATGGCCAACTACTCAAATTTTAGTGCGGGGCGATAGTGCTTATGCGCGGGAGGAAATCTTTAATTTCTGCGAAAAACAGGCTGGCGTTGAATATGCGATAGCTATGGCAACTAATAGCCAATTAAAGTTAAGAGCTAACAATACAATTGAGAAAGCTAAAAATGAATACTTAAAAAAGCTTGAACCGATTGTTGAATTGATGGAAAGCCTTTTTGAGAAAAATGAAGATTTAGAAGTAGTCAGAGCGTTAGTTCCTAGTTCAACTTGGTATCGTTCTTTATGTTATCAAACTGAAAAATCATGGAGTCATCTTAGAAGAGTTGTGACGAAAGTTTGTTATGGGAGTGAAGGCTTAAAAATTCGTCATGTTGTTACTTCTTTACCCGCTGCCAAAATTACTCCATCAGAACTTTATACAGACAAATATTGTCCGCGAGGAGAGATGGAAAATCGCCTGAAAGAACAACAATTAGATTTATTCGCTGACCGCACTTCGACTCAAACATTTTCAAGTAATCAATTAAGACTTTGGTTTTCATCAATAGCTTATGTTTTGATGCAAGCTTTTCGTCATCGTTGTTTATCTAAAACTTCTTTTTCTAAAGCAACCGTCGGCACAATTCGTCTGAATTTCCTGAAGTTGGGAGCGAGAATTACTGTGAGTGCTAGACGAATTTTGATGGCGATTACCAGTGCTTGTCCCTCTCAAGATATTTTATCTATTGCTTACGATAGAATTCAAGGGAGTCAAGATACTGGTTGA
- a CDS encoding glycoside hydrolase family 31 protein, with protein MNFWKQISQRWKYFTGTLFYLGFAPHAYLYSLKRDRIEQQFPPPQSDEAFDNPGKLIRAEKSSRGAYFYFERAELEVYFLTADLVRLAWRPGIPPVPYAIARHQWPEVETNLDEAEDSYSVSSDTFKVIVGINGSVKFCDATGQIVREEMPPQRKAEGWIHQALLRQEENIYGLGERAFPLNLRNPKDGRLEAQYRMWNYDAAGMYGVGSDPMYLCIPVYWGMHQQGSYLVFYENSYEATFTLGDMATADFEGGSLRYYVTCGTPTQLLERYTELTGRAPLPPRWALGYHQSHWGYRTEEAVRAEARSFEEHNLPLSAIHLDIDVQVGFRAFTIDPDRFPKLPSFTKELLKQGVRFIAIMNPGIKYSRHSNLFLEGQLLEAFCRLPNGKLATGPVWPGWCVFPDFTNPVVRQWWSRQYEYLLDVGVSGFWHDMNEPAAFILWGDRSLPKPTQHYMEGRGGDHREAHNLYGFLQAKAGYESLSHHRPHQRPFIVSRAGWAGLQRYGWTWTGDIECSWEAMRITVSTVVGLGLSGIPYSGPDTGGFQGNPSAELYTRWFQMSSFLTFFRTHSSNNVSHRAPWSYGEPYLSIMRQFLQLRYRLMPYFYTLAWEASRKGYPPVRPVFWSDSEDSRLWDVDDAFLLGNSLLVCPIFEAEVRSRNFLLPKGHWYNFWDDALLEGSQQVNLEAPLEQIPLLVKAGTILPMEEAKQLILHLYPPVQGNSVGWMYGDAGDGYGESRFDVFRIVLFEEGLDLTWEQEGDFAFPYQSVKVHLHGFESQQAWIDGEEVAVSGNRLECGTFEKIYFRRRSENAVAWVEE; from the coding sequence ATGAATTTTTGGAAGCAAATATCGCAAAGATGGAAGTATTTTACAGGAACCCTATTCTACTTGGGTTTTGCGCCACACGCATACTTATACTCGCTTAAACGCGATCGCATCGAACAGCAGTTCCCGCCTCCCCAATCCGACGAAGCTTTTGATAACCCCGGCAAACTTATCCGCGCTGAAAAAAGCAGCCGAGGTGCTTACTTTTACTTCGAGCGAGCCGAACTGGAAGTATATTTTCTGACTGCCGATTTAGTCCGGCTTGCCTGGAGACCGGGTATACCTCCCGTCCCCTACGCAATTGCCCGCCACCAATGGCCGGAAGTAGAAACAAATTTAGACGAAGCTGAAGATAGCTATAGCGTATCGAGCGATACTTTCAAAGTCATCGTCGGCATCAATGGCAGTGTGAAGTTCTGCGATGCTACCGGACAGATCGTGCGGGAAGAAATGCCGCCGCAGCGCAAAGCCGAAGGGTGGATTCATCAAGCATTACTGCGTCAAGAAGAAAACATCTACGGATTGGGAGAACGGGCTTTTCCGCTCAACCTGCGTAACCCCAAAGACGGCAGACTGGAAGCTCAATATCGGATGTGGAACTACGATGCTGCCGGGATGTACGGTGTAGGTTCCGATCCGATGTATTTGTGTATACCAGTTTATTGGGGTATGCACCAGCAAGGCAGTTACCTAGTTTTCTACGAAAATTCTTACGAAGCCACTTTTACTCTGGGGGATATGGCGACAGCAGACTTCGAGGGGGGTTCGCTGCGTTACTACGTGACTTGCGGCACACCCACGCAACTGTTGGAACGCTACACAGAGTTGACCGGACGCGCCCCCCTACCTCCCCGTTGGGCTTTGGGCTATCATCAATCTCACTGGGGATATCGTACTGAAGAGGCTGTCCGCGCCGAAGCGAGGTCTTTTGAGGAACATAACTTACCTTTGAGTGCGATTCACTTGGATATTGACGTTCAAGTGGGATTCCGCGCTTTTACTATAGATCCCGATCGCTTTCCCAAGCTACCCAGTTTTACCAAGGAACTGCTAAAACAAGGCGTGCGGTTTATCGCAATTATGAATCCCGGCATCAAGTACAGCCGCCACAGCAACTTATTCCTGGAAGGTCAGCTATTGGAAGCTTTTTGCCGATTACCCAACGGCAAGCTGGCTACAGGCCCAGTTTGGCCGGGTTGGTGCGTTTTCCCCGATTTCACCAACCCAGTCGTTCGCCAGTGGTGGAGTCGCCAGTACGAATATCTACTGGATGTCGGCGTGTCAGGCTTTTGGCACGATATGAACGAACCGGCTGCTTTTATTTTATGGGGCGATCGCTCTCTTCCCAAACCCACCCAGCATTATATGGAAGGTAGAGGCGGCGACCATCGCGAAGCCCATAATCTTTATGGATTCCTGCAAGCTAAAGCCGGTTACGAAAGTTTGTCCCACCATCGACCTCACCAACGCCCCTTCATCGTCTCTCGTGCCGGTTGGGCAGGTTTGCAGCGCTATGGTTGGACTTGGACTGGCGATATCGAGTGTAGCTGGGAGGCGATGCGAATTACCGTGTCAACGGTAGTAGGTTTGGGACTGTCCGGAATTCCTTACAGTGGCCCAGATACCGGCGGTTTTCAGGGAAATCCCAGTGCGGAACTTTACACCCGTTGGTTCCAAATGTCGAGTTTTCTGACATTTTTCCGGACTCATTCCTCAAATAACGTTTCCCATCGCGCACCGTGGAGTTATGGCGAACCTTATCTGAGTATCATGCGGCAATTCTTGCAATTGCGCTATCGACTCATGCCTTATTTCTATACTTTGGCGTGGGAAGCGTCCCGGAAGGGTTATCCTCCCGTTCGTCCGGTTTTTTGGTCTGATAGTGAGGATTCTCGGCTTTGGGATGTGGATGATGCTTTTCTTTTGGGTAATTCTCTGCTGGTATGTCCGATTTTTGAGGCAGAGGTGCGATCGCGCAATTTCCTCTTACCAAAAGGACATTGGTATAATTTCTGGGATGATGCTTTATTGGAAGGATCGCAGCAAGTTAATCTGGAAGCACCATTAGAGCAAATCCCTCTTTTGGTAAAAGCCGGCACTATTCTGCCAATGGAAGAAGCCAAGCAACTAATTCTGCATCTCTACCCACCCGTGCAGGGAAACTCCGTAGGATGGATGTACGGCGATGCGGGTGACGGCTATGGAGAATCGCGCTTTGATGTATTCCGAATCGTGTTATTTGAGGAAGGATTAGATTTAACCTGGGAACAGGAAGGCGATTTTGCTTTCCCTTACCAAAGTGTGAAGGTGCATCTGCACGGGTTTGAGTCACAGCAAGCTTGGATAGATGGCGAAGAAGTTGCTGTTTCAGGTAATCGTTTAGAATGCGGCACTTTTGAGAAAATTTACTTTCGTCGCCGATCTGAAAACGCGGTAGCTTGGGTTGAGGAATAG
- a CDS encoding GNAT family N-acetyltransferase — MIIRPATPADVPAVLPMVAKICALHEDWDAAKYGFLPNPEWRYDRWLSKIATDDRAVFLVAETEAPESKQLVAFLVATVEREIPIYRLKEYAFIHDIWVESEYRQQGIARQMVMQAIEFVNKMGVKQIRLDTAAPNEAARKLFSSCGFRVSTIEMLTELE; from the coding sequence ATGATAATTCGTCCCGCGACACCCGCTGATGTACCCGCAGTTCTACCGATGGTTGCCAAAATTTGTGCTTTGCACGAAGATTGGGATGCTGCCAAATATGGCTTTTTACCAAATCCAGAATGGCGATACGATCGCTGGTTGAGTAAAATAGCCACAGACGATCGCGCCGTTTTTTTAGTCGCTGAAACGGAAGCGCCTGAATCAAAACAATTGGTGGCATTTTTGGTAGCAACGGTAGAACGGGAAATACCAATTTATCGTCTCAAGGAATATGCTTTTATACACGATATTTGGGTTGAATCAGAATATCGTCAGCAAGGGATTGCACGACAGATGGTAATGCAGGCGATCGAATTTGTTAACAAAATGGGTGTCAAACAAATTCGACTCGACACGGCTGCACCTAACGAAGCAGCAAGAAAGTTGTTTTCTTCCTGCGGTTTTCGCGTCAGTACGATCGAAATGCTGACCGAATTAGAGTGA